The Streptomyces cyanogenus DNA segment GGACGACCCAGATCGAGACGCCCTCGCCGCGCCGGGTGTACAGGTCGCGGGCGTTGCGCAGGGCCAGCTCGGCGTCGGGCGCGTGCAGGCTGCCGGCGTGGGTGTGGGAGAGGCCGCGCCGGGAGCGCACGAAGACCTCCCACAGGGGCCAGTCGGTGGTGCTCATGCTCGCGTCGCTCCCGTCTCACCGGTGTCGC contains these protein-coding regions:
- the paaB gene encoding 1,2-phenylacetyl-CoA epoxidase subunit PaaB, with the protein product MSTTDWPLWEVFVRSRRGLSHTHAGSLHAPDAELALRNARDLYTRRGEGVSIWVVPAAAITASSPDEKDPFFEPAADKPYRHPTFYEIPEGVKHL